The Hymenobacter sp. DG01 genome has a segment encoding these proteins:
- a CDS encoding DUF58 domain-containing protein — MKSFFLTRRFFLVVVALLAGLVVAFFLPGWLAPVQLALGLLLVLTVLDAVLLYAPAREGAGGVFGRRVLGDKLANGSDNDIAIYLENHYRFHISTETIDEIPHQFQRRDVLFRSAIKPGETSIIRYQLRPTKRGEYEFGAVNVYVASPLGLVRRRFRFDDSRVVPVYPSFLQMRQYELLAIHNRLTEAGVKRIRRVGHSMEFEQIRPYVPGDDPRAINWKATARRATTPEAADALVVNHYQDERAQQVYCLIDKGRVMRMPFEGLSLLDYAINATLVVSNIALLKHDKAGLLTFSHQPGATVPADRRSGQLRKLLEVLYRQKTKYLETDYERLYISVRTNIRQRSLLILFTNFETLYGMQRQLPYLRRMAKDHLLLVVFFENTELRTYLEGPADSTQDVYNQTVAEKFAQEKRQIVRELNRYGIHALLTAPQNLTVNTINKYLEFKARGLI, encoded by the coding sequence GTGAAATCCTTCTTTCTTACGCGCCGCTTTTTTCTGGTTGTCGTGGCCCTGCTGGCAGGGCTGGTGGTGGCCTTTTTCCTGCCCGGCTGGCTGGCCCCGGTGCAGCTGGCCCTCGGGCTGCTGCTGGTGCTGACGGTGCTGGACGCGGTGCTGCTGTACGCCCCGGCGCGGGAGGGTGCGGGCGGGGTGTTCGGGCGGCGGGTGCTGGGCGACAAGCTGGCCAACGGCTCCGACAACGACATTGCCATCTACCTCGAAAACCACTACCGCTTCCACATTAGTACCGAAACCATTGACGAGATACCGCACCAGTTTCAGCGCCGCGACGTGCTGTTCCGGTCGGCCATCAAGCCCGGCGAAACCAGCATTATCCGCTACCAGCTGCGCCCCACCAAGCGCGGCGAGTATGAGTTTGGGGCTGTGAACGTGTACGTGGCCTCGCCCCTGGGTTTGGTGCGGCGCCGGTTCCGGTTCGATGACAGCCGCGTAGTGCCGGTGTACCCTTCGTTTCTGCAGATGCGCCAGTACGAGTTGCTGGCTATTCATAACCGCCTCACCGAGGCCGGGGTGAAGCGCATCCGGCGGGTAGGCCACAGCATGGAATTCGAGCAGATCCGGCCCTACGTGCCCGGCGACGACCCGCGGGCCATTAACTGGAAAGCCACCGCCCGCCGCGCCACTACCCCCGAAGCCGCCGACGCCCTCGTGGTCAACCACTATCAGGACGAGCGTGCCCAACAGGTGTACTGCCTCATCGACAAAGGCCGGGTGATGCGCATGCCGTTCGAGGGGCTGAGCCTGCTGGATTACGCCATTAATGCCACGCTGGTGGTAAGCAACATTGCCCTGCTCAAACACGACAAAGCGGGCTTGCTCACCTTTTCGCACCAGCCCGGCGCTACCGTGCCCGCCGACCGCCGTAGCGGCCAGCTGCGCAAGCTGCTGGAGGTGCTCTACCGCCAGAAAACCAAGTACCTCGAAACCGATTACGAACGGCTCTACATCTCCGTGCGTACCAACATCCGGCAGCGCAGCCTGCTGATTCTGTTTACCAACTTCGAGACGCTTTACGGCATGCAGCGCCAACTGCCCTACCTGCGCCGCATGGCCAAAGACCACCTGCTGCTGGTTGTGTTCTTCGAAAATACCGAGCTGCGCACCTACCTCGAAGGCCCCGCCGACTCCACCCAGGACGTGTACAACCAGACCGTGGCGGAGAAATTTGCCCAGGAAAAACGCCAGATTGTGCGGGAGCTGAACCGCTACGGCATCCATGCCCTGTTGACTGCCCCCCAAAACCTGACGGTAAATACCATCAATAAGTACCTGGAGTTCAAAGCCCGCGGGCTGATATAA
- a CDS encoding MoxR family ATPase: MENNLNPTPADFPEPTPITSPPGEQVPGFAPRTDLSHLSRHAEAIRQELSKVIVGQQALAELLLTALLADGHVLLEGVPGVAKTLTAKLLARTLSVPFSRLQFTPDLMPSDVLGTSVFRPNKAEFEFRPGPIFASIVLIDEINRAPAKTQSALFEVMEERQVTQDGTRYPMPAPFIVLATQNPVEQEGTYRLPEAQLDRFLFKLNVGYPTVEEEVAILQGHHAGFGGTPLDAVRAVVSAEDLQKLREQVRRQHVEPKLLEYIARLVGQTRAHKGLYLGASPRASLALLNGAKALAALRGRDFVTPEDVQYLAPMVLRHRIQLTPEREMEGGTPDDVVKQILQQIEVPR, from the coding sequence ATGGAAAATAACCTGAACCCTACCCCCGCCGACTTCCCCGAGCCTACGCCCATTACCTCGCCACCCGGTGAGCAAGTACCCGGCTTCGCGCCCCGTACCGACCTAAGCCACCTGAGCCGCCACGCCGAGGCCATTCGGCAGGAGCTAAGCAAGGTGATTGTGGGGCAACAGGCGCTGGCCGAGCTGCTGCTGACCGCGCTGCTCGCCGACGGGCACGTACTGTTGGAGGGCGTGCCGGGGGTAGCAAAAACCCTTACCGCTAAGCTGCTTGCCCGCACCCTGAGCGTGCCGTTCAGCCGCCTGCAGTTCACCCCCGACCTGATGCCTTCCGATGTGCTGGGCACCTCGGTTTTCCGGCCCAACAAAGCAGAGTTCGAGTTTCGGCCCGGCCCTATCTTCGCCAGCATTGTCCTGATTGACGAAATCAACCGGGCTCCGGCCAAAACCCAATCGGCGCTGTTTGAGGTGATGGAGGAACGCCAGGTAACCCAGGACGGCACCCGCTACCCCATGCCGGCGCCCTTCATTGTGCTGGCCACCCAGAACCCCGTGGAGCAGGAAGGCACCTACCGCCTCCCGGAAGCCCAGCTCGACCGATTCCTGTTTAAGCTGAACGTGGGCTACCCCACCGTGGAAGAGGAAGTGGCTATTCTGCAGGGCCACCACGCGGGCTTCGGCGGCACGCCGCTGGATGCGGTGCGGGCCGTGGTGTCGGCCGAAGATTTGCAGAAGCTGCGGGAGCAGGTGCGCCGCCAGCACGTAGAGCCCAAGCTGCTGGAATACATTGCCCGCCTTGTAGGCCAGACGCGCGCCCACAAGGGCCTGTACCTGGGGGCTTCGCCGCGGGCTTCGCTGGCCCTGCTCAACGGTGCCAAAGCCCTGGCCGCCCTCCGGGGCCGCGACTTCGTGACGCCCGAAGATGTGCAGTATCTAGCGCCCATGGTACTGCGTCACCGCATCCAGCTCACCCCGGAGCGCGAAATGGAAGGCGGCACCCCCGACGACGTAGTAAAGCAGATTCTGCAGCAGATTGAAGTGCCCCGGTAG
- a CDS encoding DUF4350 domain-containing protein: MTTFRWYLVGLAVLFGAYVAVEYYRPKAVSWTPTLENDDKIPYGTYVLYDLLPALAGVDRSAVRTVRVPVYSQIEGVDEDVAQVDTATTAEAAEAPESTPADSAGPTSPQSRPAPEAVAAAPDSSSGADDKDYAAGLAAGGYQPATYLFVSNNFELTPLDCRSLLRHVARGNDVFVAASNFDSFFADTLGFRTQEQVAPIKWKKKSAASAPDSSSLNLARPELGADSVRLHFVNPAVARQVGNHHFALPALAATNRLVPTRALTTRATQLATDEQGRTVLLRVPHGRGHFYICSVPLAFSNYFVLQPQASDFAFAALSYLPNGRTIWWDEYQKQGRRGEQSLLRVLLEHEALRTAVYLALAAAVLFVLFEARRRQRIIPVLKPLPNTTLLFTRTVAGLYRQGGSHELIAEKKIGLFLEYLRTRYHEPGLDLTDEATRERLAQKSGIARAEVDALVRRINFLLTAPQVSDAELLALNKAINQFRQKAA; encoded by the coding sequence ATGACAACTTTCCGGTGGTATTTGGTGGGGTTGGCGGTACTGTTCGGGGCCTATGTGGCCGTGGAATACTACCGCCCCAAAGCGGTTAGCTGGACTCCTACCCTCGAAAACGACGACAAGATTCCGTACGGCACCTACGTGCTCTATGATCTGCTGCCCGCCCTGGCGGGCGTGGACCGCAGCGCCGTGCGTACCGTGCGGGTGCCCGTGTATAGCCAGATTGAGGGGGTAGATGAGGACGTGGCTCAAGTTGATACGGCCACCACGGCAGAGGCCGCGGAGGCACCAGAATCCACCCCGGCTGACTCAGCCGGCCCCACCTCCCCACAGAGCCGCCCCGCCCCCGAGGCCGTTGCGGCGGCTCCCGACTCATCATCCGGGGCCGATGATAAAGACTATGCCGCTGGCCTGGCCGCCGGGGGCTACCAGCCGGCTACCTACCTGTTCGTGAGCAACAACTTCGAGCTGACCCCGCTGGATTGCCGCTCCCTGCTCCGCCACGTAGCGCGCGGCAACGATGTGTTTGTGGCCGCCTCTAACTTCGATTCCTTCTTTGCCGATACCCTGGGCTTTCGTACCCAGGAGCAGGTAGCACCCATTAAGTGGAAGAAAAAGTCGGCCGCCTCCGCCCCTGACAGCTCCAGCCTGAACCTAGCTCGGCCGGAGCTAGGTGCTGACTCCGTGCGGCTGCATTTTGTGAACCCGGCCGTGGCCCGGCAGGTAGGCAACCACCACTTCGCCTTGCCCGCCCTGGCGGCCACCAACCGCTTGGTGCCTACCCGGGCGCTGACGACCAGGGCCACTCAGCTGGCCACCGATGAGCAAGGCCGAACGGTGCTGCTCCGGGTGCCGCACGGCCGCGGGCATTTCTATATATGCTCTGTGCCCCTGGCTTTTTCCAATTACTTTGTGCTGCAGCCGCAGGCCAGCGACTTTGCTTTCGCGGCGCTTTCCTACCTGCCTAACGGCCGCACCATCTGGTGGGATGAGTACCAGAAACAGGGCCGTCGTGGCGAGCAGTCGTTGCTACGGGTGCTGCTGGAGCACGAGGCACTACGCACGGCCGTGTATCTGGCGCTGGCAGCGGCGGTGCTCTTCGTCCTGTTTGAGGCCCGGCGCCGCCAGCGGATTATTCCGGTGCTGAAGCCCTTGCCCAATACTACCCTGCTGTTTACCCGCACCGTGGCCGGCCTGTACCGGCAAGGCGGCAGCCATGAGCTTATTGCGGAAAAGAAAATAGGCCTGTTTCTGGAGTACCTCCGCACCCGCTACCACGAGCCCGGCCTCGATCTTACCGACGAGGCCACGCGCGAGCGGCTGGCCCAGAAATCGGGCATAGCCCGGGCCGAGGTAGATGCACTGGTGCGCCGCATCAACTTCCTGCTGACAGCGCCCCAGGTCTCCGACGCAGAATTACTGGCCTTGAATAAAGCCATCAATCAGTTCCGACAAAAAGCCGCCTAA
- a CDS encoding DUF4129 domain-containing protein codes for MPRLASDRSAVVRLRRPRAERLRELRQQRDFQYVEVKSELSAWDLFWARFWSWVAEALETPSGRIAWKYGVYLFLVLALGFAALKLMQVDLTRAFGRAPRRAALSYDTETEDLHALDLETQLTAAEQQRNYRLAVRLGYLSVLRQLSEKGLIRWQPDKTNHDYLYELPSGPLPEAFRELTRQFEYVWYGEQDDLTGEDYERVRTTRQAFQRRLTPGRHAA; via the coding sequence TTGCCCCGCCTTGCCTCCGACCGCTCCGCCGTGGTGCGCCTGCGCCGGCCGCGGGCTGAGCGCCTTCGGGAGTTACGCCAGCAGCGCGACTTTCAGTACGTGGAAGTAAAAAGCGAGCTAAGCGCCTGGGACTTGTTCTGGGCCCGCTTCTGGAGTTGGGTGGCCGAGGCACTGGAGACGCCTTCGGGCCGGATAGCCTGGAAATACGGGGTGTACCTGTTTCTGGTGCTGGCCCTGGGCTTCGCGGCCCTCAAGCTGATGCAGGTGGATCTGACCCGGGCCTTTGGGCGGGCACCGCGCCGCGCCGCGCTCAGCTACGATACGGAAACAGAGGACCTGCACGCCCTGGATCTGGAAACCCAGCTGACCGCAGCCGAGCAGCAGCGTAACTACCGCCTGGCCGTGCGCCTGGGCTACCTGAGCGTGCTGCGCCAGCTTTCCGAGAAAGGTCTGATCCGGTGGCAGCCCGACAAAACCAACCACGACTACCTGTATGAGCTGCCGTCCGGGCCGCTGCCCGAGGCTTTCCGGGAGCTTACCCGCCAGTTTGAGTATGTGTGGTACGGCGAGCAGGACGACTTAACGGGCGAAGATTACGAGCGGGTGCGCACCACCCGCCAGGCCTTCCAACGCCGCCTCACGCCTGGCCGGCACGCCGCTTAA
- a CDS encoding YciC family protein produces the protein MQQKFTQASDFRQERDFGQKISATFEFMGSHWRPLGKCLAYFVLPATLLTGLAVGVLQAQTNWGGLTEDIRYGNSMVSSGSIWLPLLAQLISHALLGATLYGYVRTRMELPATETVTPALVGQHIRQFAPRLLGLGLLMTLVVMIGFFLLAIPGFYLGIALSLAWPVLVFEEAGLGQSLRRSIHLTGGHWWATLGLLLVMLILISLLGIIFQIPQYAAMVGRMLHWSLLTSDPVMISAGVLSTIGQTLLYVPLELALAFQYFNLVEKKDGLGLRQLIDGLGATAAPTPQNATFRPDEEGEY, from the coding sequence ATGCAACAGAAGTTTACCCAAGCATCCGACTTCCGGCAGGAGCGGGATTTTGGTCAGAAAATCAGCGCCACCTTCGAGTTTATGGGCAGCCATTGGCGGCCGCTGGGCAAGTGCCTGGCGTATTTCGTGCTGCCCGCCACGCTGCTGACCGGCTTGGCAGTGGGCGTCCTGCAGGCCCAGACCAACTGGGGCGGCCTGACGGAGGATATCCGTTACGGTAACAGCATGGTCTCCTCGGGAAGCATCTGGCTGCCTCTGCTGGCTCAGCTTATTTCGCACGCGCTGCTGGGGGCTACGCTCTACGGCTACGTGCGCACCCGCATGGAGCTGCCCGCCACCGAAACCGTGACGCCGGCCCTGGTAGGTCAGCATATCCGGCAGTTTGCCCCCCGACTGCTAGGGCTTGGCCTGCTGATGACGCTGGTTGTCATGATTGGCTTCTTTCTGCTGGCCATCCCGGGCTTTTACCTGGGCATAGCGCTAAGCCTAGCCTGGCCCGTGCTGGTGTTCGAAGAAGCCGGCCTGGGCCAGAGCCTGCGGCGCAGCATTCACCTGACGGGGGGGCACTGGTGGGCTACCCTGGGGCTGCTTCTGGTAATGCTTATTCTGATTTCCCTGCTGGGCATCATCTTCCAGATTCCGCAGTACGCCGCCATGGTCGGGCGGATGCTGCACTGGTCCCTGCTTACCTCCGATCCGGTTATGATTTCGGCCGGCGTACTCTCGACCATCGGCCAAACACTGCTTTACGTTCCGCTGGAGCTGGCCCTGGCCTTTCAGTATTTCAATCTGGTAGAGAAAAAGGATGGGCTGGGCCTGCGGCAGTTGATTGATGGTCTGGGAGCCACTGCCGCCCCTACCCCCCAAAACGCGACCTTCCGCCCCGATGAGGAGGGAGAATATTAG
- a CDS encoding stage II sporulation protein M produces MREAVFLRQNEARWKQYEQRATGPEELAARFVALTDDLAYAQTFYPGSPTTRYLNDLTARQHQALYKNKHESTGRFADFWRRELPLLVARHHRTLAWSLLLFTLFTAIGALSAAYDDSFVRVVLGDAYVNRTLENIERGDPMAVYKSSDETPMFLFITLNNIYVSLVAYALGATLGLGTIWALFRNGVMLGSFQYFFYQKNLLLPSVLTIWIHGTLEISAIILAGGAGLVMARGMLFPGTYSRTESFRQAARDGLKLAVGLVPIFITAGFLEGFVTRHTEMPLPLSLFIIGSSAAFILWYFILYPRRLAARSRPS; encoded by the coding sequence ATGCGTGAAGCCGTATTCCTCCGTCAGAATGAAGCACGCTGGAAGCAGTACGAGCAGCGCGCTACCGGCCCCGAGGAGCTGGCCGCGCGCTTCGTGGCCCTCACCGATGATCTGGCCTACGCCCAGACCTTCTACCCCGGCTCCCCGACCACCCGCTACCTCAACGACCTGACTGCCCGCCAGCACCAGGCCCTTTATAAAAACAAACACGAATCGACGGGGCGTTTCGCTGACTTCTGGCGCCGCGAGCTGCCCTTGCTGGTGGCCCGGCACCACCGCACGCTGGCCTGGTCGCTGCTGCTGTTCACGCTGTTCACGGCCATCGGGGCCCTGTCGGCGGCCTATGATGACAGCTTCGTGCGGGTAGTACTCGGCGACGCCTACGTGAACCGCACCCTGGAAAACATTGAGCGCGGCGACCCCATGGCCGTGTACAAGAGCAGCGACGAAACGCCCATGTTTCTGTTTATCACCCTCAACAACATTTACGTGTCGTTAGTAGCCTATGCCCTGGGGGCTACGCTGGGGCTGGGCACCATCTGGGCTTTGTTTCGCAACGGGGTCATGCTGGGGTCGTTTCAGTATTTCTTCTACCAGAAAAACCTGCTGCTACCCTCCGTACTGACCATCTGGATTCACGGCACCCTGGAAATATCGGCCATTATACTGGCGGGCGGGGCCGGGCTGGTGATGGCGCGCGGCATGCTGTTTCCGGGTACCTACTCCCGCACCGAGTCGTTTCGGCAGGCCGCCCGCGACGGGCTGAAGCTGGCCGTCGGGCTGGTACCCATCTTTATTACCGCCGGGTTTCTGGAAGGGTTCGTGACGCGCCACACCGAGATGCCGCTGCCGCTGAGCTTGTTTATTATCGGCTCGTCGGCCGCTTTCATCCTCTGGTACTTTATTCTGTATCCGCGCCGGCTGGCGGCCCGCTCTCGCCCCAGCTAG
- a CDS encoding RDD family protein: MSTIRVQTTQNVTLEYEVASAGDRVVAAILDNVILIAWVGAVLLLLSWLGVNDTPMVIGMVVLAGLPYIFYHLLSEVFMNGQSLGKKACSIKVIRLDGTPPRFGDYLIRWILRIVDTGIMSGLIALIVVLANGKGQRLGDMAAGTAVVSTKSRQAAGALAPTFTEAGYVVVFPEASRLADHDVATIRQLLQKGLANGNFVLLNELATKVKALTGIHTDLPDEAFLRTVLRDHAHLAAQDSPYA; the protein is encoded by the coding sequence ATGAGCACTATCCGCGTCCAGACCACGCAAAACGTCACGCTTGAGTACGAGGTAGCCAGCGCCGGCGACCGGGTAGTGGCTGCCATCCTCGATAACGTCATTCTCATTGCCTGGGTAGGGGCCGTTCTTCTGCTTCTGAGCTGGCTGGGAGTAAATGATACCCCGATGGTGATAGGAATGGTGGTGCTGGCCGGGCTGCCGTACATCTTCTACCACCTGCTCAGCGAGGTGTTCATGAACGGGCAAAGCCTGGGCAAAAAGGCGTGCAGCATCAAAGTAATCCGTCTGGATGGCACGCCACCGCGCTTCGGCGACTACCTCATCCGCTGGATTCTGCGCATCGTGGACACCGGAATTATGAGCGGCCTGATTGCCCTGATTGTGGTGCTGGCCAATGGCAAAGGGCAGCGTCTGGGCGATATGGCCGCCGGTACGGCCGTGGTGAGCACCAAGTCGCGGCAGGCGGCGGGTGCATTGGCCCCTACCTTCACGGAGGCGGGTTACGTGGTTGTTTTTCCGGAAGCCAGCCGCCTGGCCGACCATGACGTGGCCACCATCCGGCAGCTGCTGCAGAAAGGACTGGCTAATGGCAACTTTGTGCTGCTAAATGAGTTGGCGACCAAGGTAAAGGCTCTTACCGGCATTCACACCGATTTACCTGATGAAGCCTTTCTGCGCACCGTCCTGCGCGACCATGCCCACTTAGCTGCGCAGGACAGTCCCTACGCCTAG
- a CDS encoding RDD family protein, with protein METTTLEAAYETQPVLVRAGQGRRLVNLLVDYVAIFSMFFVLGIIMALANQTELLDKLVDGFMGQVTFIVFSLAYYTVMEGLFGRTFGKMLTRTRVVTDEGLHPSFGTILKRSIWRFIPFDALSFLGNAYGWHDSRSETMVVRG; from the coding sequence ATGGAAACCACTACCCTTGAAGCTGCTTACGAAACTCAGCCCGTGCTCGTGCGGGCCGGGCAAGGCCGCCGCTTAGTAAACCTGCTGGTTGACTACGTGGCCATTTTCAGCATGTTTTTCGTGCTGGGCATTATTATGGCCTTAGCCAATCAGACGGAACTACTGGATAAATTAGTCGATGGGTTTATGGGCCAGGTGACGTTTATCGTGTTTTCGCTGGCTTATTACACGGTTATGGAGGGCCTGTTTGGGCGCACGTTCGGCAAGATGCTCACCCGCACCCGCGTTGTCACCGATGAAGGCCTGCATCCTTCCTTCGGCACCATTCTCAAGCGCAGCATCTGGCGCTTTATTCCCTTCGACGCCCTGTCCTTCCTCGGCAACGCCTACGGCTGGCACGACTCACGCTCCGAAACCATGGTTGTGCGCGGTTAA
- a CDS encoding DUF4394 domain-containing protein — translation MFTQSTRRKAARRGSFLLGALALAATLGTAQAQTVYGLSATLNPAVVNLVSFDLATPGTFTATVPITGFTAGQTLVGIDFRPNTGELFALGYTATGTQAQLYTINRTTGVATAVGTALTLDLGTDLTRIGFDFNPTVDRIRVTAGNRTNFRLNPNNGALAFTDGQLTYATGDANAGATPVVGSSAYTNSYIGATGTTLYNLDEANSRLVRQDPPNNGTLVTVGALGVSVNGANRVSDLDIYYNPTTNTNTAYLTVATVTSATAASTTLYTVNLNTGAATSVGTLGSGGLTAVTDLAFQITRPATLPAVTGQLAYALAGTNLLTFDTATPGTIRTSVGLTGVATSQTIVGMDVRPLNNALYALGYDATAQTGQLYTINANTGVATPLGGTLALPLGTGSIAFDFNPSADRIRIEGVNRANFRINPNDLSVAPITDGTLTYATGDANASATPAIGSVAYTNSYPGPAGTTATPRTTTLFGYDEALNVLVRQDPPNAGTLTTIGASTVTVTPGANVDMDIFSTAENTNTAYLVATSGGSLNSSLYSLNLTTGAATAPMMIGNGITVRDIAIAGAAGVTTGIRRQEVATGFVLYPNPVTATSQLSFRLPRTGQTELILTDALGRTVERQAAGTLAAGAHTLNWQPTNRRAGIYFLRLTVDGESAGTQRIVVQ, via the coding sequence ATGTTTACACAATCTACTCGCCGGAAGGCGGCCCGGCGGGGCAGCTTCCTGTTGGGCGCTCTGGCCCTGGCTGCTACTCTGGGCACGGCGCAAGCTCAAACGGTATATGGCTTATCAGCCACACTCAACCCCGCTGTAGTTAACCTGGTATCGTTTGACCTGGCTACGCCGGGCACGTTCACGGCCACGGTGCCAATTACCGGCTTCACGGCCGGCCAAACGCTGGTGGGCATTGATTTCCGGCCTAATACGGGCGAGCTGTTCGCGCTGGGCTACACTGCTACCGGCACCCAGGCGCAGCTGTACACCATCAACCGCACGACGGGGGTAGCCACGGCCGTAGGCACAGCTCTCACGCTGGATTTGGGCACAGACCTCACCCGGATTGGCTTTGACTTTAACCCCACCGTGGACCGCATCCGGGTTACGGCCGGCAACCGCACCAACTTTCGCCTGAACCCCAACAATGGCGCCCTGGCCTTTACCGATGGACAACTCACCTATGCCACCGGCGACGCCAACGCTGGTGCCACGCCGGTGGTGGGCTCTTCGGCGTACACCAATAGCTACATCGGGGCCACCGGCACTACCCTCTACAACCTCGATGAGGCCAACAGCCGCCTGGTGCGCCAGGACCCGCCTAATAACGGCACTTTGGTCACGGTAGGCGCCTTGGGCGTAAGTGTGAACGGGGCCAACCGAGTATCGGACCTCGATATTTACTACAACCCTACCACCAACACCAACACGGCCTACCTGACAGTAGCTACCGTAACCAGCGCCACAGCTGCCTCCACTACTCTGTACACAGTAAACCTGAACACGGGCGCGGCTACATCGGTGGGCACCCTGGGCTCGGGCGGCCTGACTGCTGTTACGGACCTGGCTTTCCAGATTACCCGCCCGGCTACCCTGCCGGCCGTAACGGGCCAGCTGGCCTACGCTCTGGCCGGCACCAACCTGCTCACGTTTGATACGGCCACGCCGGGCACCATCCGGACTTCGGTGGGCCTGACGGGGGTAGCAACTTCCCAGACCATTGTGGGCATGGATGTGCGCCCTCTGAACAACGCCCTGTACGCGTTGGGCTACGATGCCACGGCCCAAACCGGCCAGCTGTACACCATCAATGCCAATACGGGGGTAGCAACTCCGCTGGGCGGCACCCTGGCCCTACCCCTGGGCACGGGCAGCATTGCCTTCGATTTTAACCCCAGCGCCGACCGCATCCGGATTGAGGGTGTAAACCGGGCCAACTTCCGCATCAACCCCAACGACCTTTCCGTGGCACCTATCACGGATGGCACCCTGACCTACGCCACCGGCGACGCCAACGCCAGCGCCACGCCGGCCATTGGCTCGGTGGCGTACACCAACAGCTACCCCGGTCCGGCCGGTACCACGGCCACGCCCCGCACCACCACTCTGTTCGGCTACGATGAGGCCCTGAACGTGCTGGTGCGCCAGGACCCGCCCAACGCGGGCACCCTCACGACCATCGGGGCCTCCACAGTTACGGTAACGCCCGGCGCCAACGTGGACATGGACATCTTTAGCACGGCGGAAAACACCAATACCGCCTACCTGGTCGCTACCTCGGGCGGCTCGCTCAACTCCAGCCTCTACTCCCTGAACCTGACCACCGGCGCGGCCACGGCCCCCATGATGATCGGCAACGGCATTACCGTCCGCGACATTGCCATTGCGGGCGCGGCGGGCGTAACCACCGGCATTCGTCGGCAGGAGGTAGCCACAGGCTTCGTGCTCTACCCTAACCCCGTTACGGCTACTTCCCAGCTAAGCTTCCGCCTGCCCCGTACCGGCCAGACCGAGCTGATTCTGACCGATGCCCTGGGCCGCACGGTAGAGCGCCAGGCGGCCGGCACTTTGGCCGCCGGTGCCCACACCCTCAACTGGCAACCCACCAACCGCCGCGCGGGCATTTACTTCCTGCGCCTGACGGTAGATGGCGAATCGGCCGGTACGCAACGCATTGTAGTGCAATAA